In Anseongella ginsenosidimutans, one genomic interval encodes:
- a CDS encoding lytic transglycosylase domain-containing protein — MRTITIFTAGILTGGAIIAAIAFKNGAVSTGGLQPAAGIDTGGTGAAATAETAAWEYRWHAPKLPSTIDFAGETTPLDRWEVRERLDRELLVNSYLHGSTLYILKLANRIFPVLEERLKANGIPEDFKYLCVAESALQNQRSPAGALGYWQFLNSTGKEHGLEITDQVDERYHLEKSTDAAAEYLKNAYERFGSWTAAAASYNCGMGGYQRFSSHQQSRNYYDLLLPEETNRYIFRILALKYILENPERMGFIAGETDVYQPIPTREVIVDKTLPSLVDFAKSQGTSYKILKTLNPWLRAHSLTVRPGHSYAIQVPL, encoded by the coding sequence ATGAGAACAATTACCATTTTTACTGCCGGGATTCTGACAGGCGGCGCCATCATTGCCGCCATTGCTTTTAAAAACGGCGCTGTTTCCACCGGCGGCCTGCAGCCGGCTGCAGGCATTGACACGGGCGGTACCGGAGCGGCAGCTACTGCGGAAACCGCGGCCTGGGAATATCGCTGGCACGCGCCGAAACTTCCTTCCACTATTGATTTTGCCGGAGAAACGACGCCGCTTGACCGCTGGGAAGTGCGGGAACGCCTGGACAGGGAATTGCTGGTGAACAGTTACCTCCACGGAAGCACGCTGTACATTCTGAAGCTGGCCAACCGCATTTTTCCCGTGCTGGAAGAAAGGCTGAAAGCCAATGGGATCCCCGAAGACTTCAAATACCTTTGTGTGGCAGAAAGCGCCCTGCAGAACCAGCGCTCGCCCGCCGGGGCCCTGGGGTACTGGCAATTTTTGAACAGCACCGGGAAAGAACACGGCCTGGAAATTACTGACCAGGTAGACGAACGTTACCATCTTGAAAAATCAACCGATGCCGCCGCCGAATACCTGAAAAACGCTTATGAGCGTTTTGGCTCCTGGACCGCCGCTGCGGCTTCCTATAATTGCGGCATGGGCGGGTATCAGCGTTTCAGCAGTCACCAGCAAAGCCGCAATTACTATGACCTGCTCCTGCCGGAAGAAACCAACCGGTATATCTTTCGTATCCTGGCGCTTAAATATATCCTGGAAAACCCCGAAAGAATGGGTTTCATTGCCGGCGAAACAGATGTTTATCAACCCATTCCCACGCGGGAGGTAATTGTTGACAAAACACTCCCCAGCCTGGTGGACTTTGCAAAAAGCCAGGGAACTTCCTATAAAATCCTGAAAACGCTTAATCCCTGGCTGCGGGCGCACAGCTTAACGGTAAGGCCGGGGCACAGCTATGCGATACAAGTTCCCCTGTAA